CCGCTCCGGCCGCCGGCGCGAAACTGCTGTCGCTGACCACCGTGGTCTACAGCGGCGGCCGCGTCGAACCCGAGCGCCTGATCGCCGCGATGGACCGCTGCGGGCCGGTGTTCGTCCAGTTCTACGGCCTGACCGAGGTACCGACGCAGGTGACCGTGCTGCGCAAGCGCGACCACGCCGCCGCGGTGGCCACCGGCCACCTCGAGCCGTTGTCCTCGTGCGGGCGCCCGGTGGCGATCGCCGACGTGCGGATCGAGCACCCCGACGGCAGGCAGGCCAGGCCGGGGGAGCGCGGTGAGGTGGTGGTCGGCGGTCCGCACGTGATGAAGCGCTACTGGAACCGCTACGCCGACACCGAGCGCGCGCTGCGCGGCGGTCACTTCTACACCGGCGACTTCGGGCACTTCGACGACGGCGGCTTCCTGCACCTGGCCGACCGGCAGCGCGAGACGATCCGGTCGGCGGGCGTGACGGTGCACCCGAAGCACGTGGAGGACGGGCTGATCACCCATCCGGCGGTACGCGACGCCTGCGTTTTCGGCTCACCCGACGACCGGCGGGGCGAGGTGGTGCACGCGGTGGTGGTCGCCGATCCCGGCGCCACCGTCTGCGCCGAGGACCTGATCACCTGGGTGGCCGAGCGACGCGGCGAGGCGATGGCACCCCGCCGCGTCGAGTTCGTGGACGCCATCCCGCTCACCGCGGTGGGCAAGCACGACAAGCCCCGCCTGCGCGCCCGCGTGAGCTGAACTGTCCGTTATGGACATAACAGGGGGCTGCGGATCTAGCAGGCGGCCGTGTCGGTGTGGGTGGTTCCGTTCGCCCGTAGTCCGTTCACGCGGTTGCCGACCTCGCCGGGGGAGAGCACCTCGTTGGCCGCGTAGTAGACCCAGTCGTTCTGCGTCTGGTAGGTGCTGCGGCCACCGGAATGGGCCGCGTGGTCGATGAACCACTCCTGGAAGGCGATCATCATCGGCGTTTCCGGGTAGACGTGCCCGTCGTGCGTGGCCACGAGCTGGTCACCGATGAAGTACCGCAGCACACCGCCGGAAACCTGCACGGTCAGCGTCCGCCAGCCGGCGTAGCCGCCGCGTACCGCGGTGCTGTGGTTGTCGGCCACCCACGGGTCGGGCTGGTAGGTCTCCCAGCTGGTCAGGAACATGGTCGAACCGGACTCGCCCCAGCCGCCGTTGGGCAGGTACTCGAAGTCCAGCTCGCCGTAGTCGGGATCGTTCGGGAAGGCGAGCGGGGTGATGGTGAAGAAGGTCTGGACCAGATGGTCGCCGTCGGCGCCGGAGACCGGGACGTCGCTGAACCGCACACGCGCGGAGTAGGTGCCCTCGAAGAACTTCCGCTGGTGCATCACCTCGGCCTGGCTGGTCCCGCCGGTGGTGCCGTCGGTGTGCGCGGACAGTTGCAGCACCGGCTGCCCGTCCACCACCGGGAAGGTGGCGTTCGCCGCCGACCAGCCGCCCACTCCCGGCCCGCCACCGCCGTTGCGCAGCTGCCAGCCGCGCTGCGCCAGGCGCGGATCGGTGTGGGAGTCGTAGGCGAAGTCGTCGAAGAGCACTCCGGCGCAGGCGGCGGTTTCGGCGGCTGACGCGGCCGGGACGCACAGCCCGGCCAGCACGGCGGCGGCGAGCAGGGCTCGGGAAGCCACGGGAATTCGGCGGTTCATTTCACGCCCTTCGGTTCACGGGGACTGGAGAGAAAACACGCCGGAGAATTGTGGCGGTGATTCATCCGGGCTCCCATTAAGGCCCGGGCGCACGCGCGTTCGCAAGTCCGGCGGCGCCGATGTTCGAGGTTGACCGTTTGCGGACGGGAAACGGTCAGCCATTCGGCCCGACCGCGGCCAGCCCGATCTCGGTGCCCGCCGCGCGCAGGCCGTCCAGCTCGGCCGGATCGGCGGCCTCGTCGGTGACCAGCCGGTCGATCCGCTCCGGCGGGATGGTCTGGACCATGGCATCGGCGCCGATCTTGGTCGAGTCGGCCAGCACCACCACCTGCTCCGCGGCGCCGGCCAGCGCCCGGTCCGCTCCGGCCACCGCCGGGTTCGGCGTGGACAGTCCGCGCGCGGC
The genomic region above belongs to Amycolatopsis sp. YIM 10 and contains:
- a CDS encoding glycoside hydrolase family 16 protein: MNRRIPVASRALLAAAVLAGLCVPAASAAETAACAGVLFDDFAYDSHTDPRLAQRGWQLRNGGGGPGVGGWSAANATFPVVDGQPVLQLSAHTDGTTGGTSQAEVMHQRKFFEGTYSARVRFSDVPVSGADGDHLVQTFFTITPLAFPNDPDYGELDFEYLPNGGWGESGSTMFLTSWETYQPDPWVADNHSTAVRGGYAGWRTLTVQVSGGVLRYFIGDQLVATHDGHVYPETPMMIAFQEWFIDHAAHSGGRSTYQTQNDWVYYAANEVLSPGEVGNRVNGLRANGTTHTDTAAC